AAGCGGCCAGCCCGAAAGGCTGGTGGTGGCACTTGCGCCGATGCGCACAGTGCGGTCACATCGGCTGCTGCGACACTTCACCGAGCCAGCACGCCAGTGCCCACGCGGCCTCGACGGGCCATCCGGTCGCCCGCACCTTCGAGCCGGGCGAAGAATGGTTCTGGAACTACGTCGAGGAAGTGAAGTACGACCAGGGCCCCGCGCTGGTCGCGCCGACGCACCGACCGGACGCCCAGCCCGTCCCGGCGCCGACGAATCGGCTGCCTGCCGACTGGGAAACCTATCTTCATCGTTGATTTTCCTGGCTCCTGTGGCTGAGGTGATGTCGTTTTCGCCTCAGCCACGGGAGTGTTTCAGGAATAGGGAAGGGAAAAACGGTTTGACGGAGAAGAGTGAGCTGGTGGCTCGGCCACCCCACGATCTCGGGGGATTGCGCGAGGGCCCGCTGGTCCGGTCCGAGCACGACATGACGCCGTTCGAGAAAAGCTGCCACGCGCTGCTGAACGTGCTCAATGTGCACAAGCTGGTGAACACGGAGGAAAAGCGCCGTGGTGTGGAGGATCTCGGGTCGGAGATGATCGGCAAGCTCACCTACTACGAGCGGTGGGCGGTTTCGGCGTCGAAGGTCCTGATCGAGAAGAAGATCATCACCAGTGAAGAGCTGGGGAAGAAAATGGCCGAGATCAAGGCGCGGCTCGGGGAGGACGCATGAGCCGATTCGGCAAGGGTGACGCGGTGCGGATTTCCGAGCGTTATGCGCCGGGTCATGTCCGGACGCCGGTGTATGTGCGGGGCAAGGAAGGCACCGTTGAGCGG
The sequence above is a segment of the Amycolatopsis sp. 2-15 genome. Coding sequences within it:
- a CDS encoding UBP-type zinc finger domain-containing protein is translated as MEGVDPTVPPSGTGCADCEAASPKGWWWHLRRCAQCGHIGCCDTSPSQHASAHAASTGHPVARTFEPGEEWFWNYVEEVKYDQGPALVAPTHRPDAQPVPAPTNRLPADWETYLHR
- a CDS encoding SH3-like domain-containing protein produces the protein MTEKSELVARPPHDLGGLREGPLVRSEHDMTPFEKSCHALLNVLNVHKLVNTEEKRRGVEDLGSEMIGKLTYYERWAVSASKVLIEKKIITSEELGKKMAEIKARLGEDA